A stretch of DNA from Blastocatellia bacterium:
TTCAACACCATGGGGACGCTGGTCGTCAGCAGCGTCTTCGGGGTGAATCCGTTCAGCCAGATTCTCGTGTTATTCCTCGTCATCGGCCCGGTGGAAGAGGCGGTGAAAATGGCCGCCGTGCTCGCTCATGCCTATCGGCGACCGGAGTTCAACGAG
This window harbors:
- a CDS encoding PrsW family glutamic-type intramembrane protease — encoded protein: MKTLALSVLPCAIWLAWFWFQDWYDREPWRTVILTFLLGAAATVAALVFNTMGTLVVSSVFGVNPFSQILVLFLVIGPVEEAVKMAAVLAHAYRRPEFNE